One genomic region from Terriglobus aquaticus encodes:
- a CDS encoding helix-turn-helix domain-containing protein: protein MSEKFAGLNPTGADTVDPDQVETTIQGKQIGERIRRLRTRRSMGLVELGTRTGLSASFLSQLETGRVVPTVRNLARIAMTFGKDLSYFFREDQPAPFRIMRSTERIRLHRASDATPSFVSESMHSLVSDGQMVPCLAEFNGSDRDEVFRPKIFDGVEFTFVLQGPVILNTDNENTTLQTGDVAWLDGGRKRHYCCPAGTHAKAMIITRHNKS, encoded by the coding sequence ATGTCAGAAAAGTTTGCAGGCCTGAACCCGACCGGCGCCGACACCGTGGACCCTGACCAGGTCGAAACCACGATCCAGGGCAAGCAAATCGGCGAGCGCATCCGCCGCCTGCGCACCCGGCGCAGCATGGGCCTGGTCGAGCTTGGCACTCGCACCGGTCTTTCCGCCAGCTTTCTATCCCAGTTGGAAACCGGCCGCGTCGTGCCCACCGTCCGCAATCTGGCACGCATCGCCATGACCTTTGGCAAGGACCTGAGCTACTTCTTCCGCGAAGACCAGCCTGCGCCCTTCCGCATCATGCGCAGCACCGAACGCATCCGGCTGCACCGCGCCTCGGACGCTACGCCCTCCTTTGTCTCGGAAAGCATGCACTCCCTGGTCTCCGACGGCCAGATGGTGCCATGCCTTGCCGAGTTCAACGGCAGCGATCGCGACGAGGTCTTTCGACCCAAAATCTTCGATGGCGTCGAGTTCACCTTTGTGCTGCAGGGCCCGGTGATTCTCAATACTGACAACGAAAACACCACCCTACAGACCGGCGACGTGGCTTGGCTCGATGGCGGTCGCAAACGGCACTATTGCTGTCCCGCCGGCACCCACGCCAAAGCGATGATCATCACCCGCCACAACAAGAGCTAA